The following coding sequences are from one Lolium rigidum isolate FL_2022 chromosome 6, APGP_CSIRO_Lrig_0.1, whole genome shotgun sequence window:
- the LOC124661778 gene encoding uncharacterized protein LOC124661778: METWVRAAVEAIHSSRAQAVIYLAGGASQALGWLLSVPGASGSVLEVVVPYSRASMAQLLGKLPLQFTSKQAAEDMALAAFNRALKLSGPGLQVMGVGFTGSLASSRPKQGEHRFYVSTRTQNCLRTSHVTLSKGLRNREEEDKVSSYFVLKAIADACRVSATIQSDLQEPEIPKESVEQFDEDQELQQVIDGQVCMKVYHFSDPAEKNFDRKLILPGSFNPLHDGHLRLLEVASSMCDDGLPCFEISAINADKPPLSIAEIKRRVEQFRKAGKNVIISNQPYFYKKAELFPGSAFIIGADTAARLVNPKYYGGDFNRMLEILLECKNTGTTFLVGGREIEGVFKVLEDLDIPRELKDMFISIPEEKFRMDISSTELRKSQGL, from the exons ATGGAGACTTGGGTCCGCGCCGCCGTGGAGGCCATCCACTCGTCTCGCGCCCAAGCCGTCATCTACCTCGCCGGCGGGGCCTCCCAG GCGCTCGGTTGGCTCCTCTCCGTGCCCGGCGCGTCCGGCAGCGTCCTAGAGGTCGTCGTGCCTTACTCCAGGGCCTCTATGGCGCAGCTACTCGGCAAG TTGCCCTTGCAATTTACAAGCAAGCAGGCCGCAGAGGACATGGCGCTGGCCGCGTTCAACCGTGCCCTCAAGCTTTCTGGACCAG GTCTACAAGTAATGGGTGTTGGCTTTACTGGGTCACTCGCTAGCTCACGCCCAAAACAGGGTGAACACAG GTTCTATGTGTCAACACGAACACAAAATTGCCTCAGGACATCACATGTAACATTGTCTAAG GGTTTACGGAATAGAGAGGAAGAGGACAAGGTTTCAAGTTATTTtgtgctcaag GCAATTGCAGACGCATGCAGAGTTTCTGCTACCATTCAGTCAGACCTTCAAGAACCTGAAATTCCAAAAGAAAGTGTGGAACAGTTTGATGAAGACCAAGAGCTCCAGCAAGTTATTGATGGTCAAGTCTGCATGAAAGTATACCACTTTTCTG ATCCAGCAGAAAAGAATTTCGACCGGAAACTAATTCTACCTGGTTCATTCAACCCCTTGCATGATGGCCACCTTAGGTTGTTAGAGGTTGCATCAAG CATGTGTGATGATGGACTTCCGTGCTTTGAGATATCAGCAATCAATGCGGACAAGCCCCCACTATCTATTGCAGAAATTAAGCGTCGTGTTGAACAATTCAGAAAAGCAG GGAAGAACGTGATCATATCTAACCAACCATACTTTTACAAGAAAGCAGAACTTTTCCCAGGCAGTGCTTTTATAATAGGTGCAGACACTGCAGCGAGGCTTGTTAAT CCTAAGTATTATGGAGGTGACTTCAACAGAATGCTGGAGATTCTTCTTGAATGCAAAAACACTGGCACAACATTTCTTGTTGGTGGTCGAGAGATCGAAGGAGTTTTCAAG GTCCTTGAAGATTTAGACATTCCAAGAGAGTTGAAGGACATGTTTATCTCTATACCAGAGGAGAAGTTCCGGATGGACATTTCATCTACTGAATTAAGAAAAAGCCAAGGGCTCTGA
- the LOC124661780 gene encoding reticulon-like protein B2 — MPPHFPSNPDHGPHVARPYHRHKSIHRLLGGGKAADILLWKDRNLSAGVLAGATLIWFLFDVVEYNIVPLLCQIAIFNMLVIFIASNAAPLFDIDPPRIPQVVISEHTFREMALTIRYKLTNAVSLLYDIACGKDLKKFLLVVGSLLVLSVIGGSCSFTSLLYLGFLCALTLPVLYQRYEPEMDHLVARGGEDIKKFYEKIDANLLNKIPRGPVKTKFR, encoded by the exons ATGCCTCCTCATTTCCCCAGCAATCCTGACCACGGACCACATGTGGCAAGGCCATACCACAGGCACAAGTCGATCCATCGGCTTCTGGGTGGAGGCAAAG CTGCGGACATTCTGCTGTGGAAGGACAGGAACTTATCTGCTGGAGTTCTTGCTGGGGCCACGCTGATATGGTTCCTCTTCGACGTGGTTGAGTACAATATAGTTCCACTCCTTTGCCAGATTGCCATCTTCAATATGCTTGTGATCTTCATCGCTTCAAATGCTGCACCACTCTTCGACAT AGACCCACCAAGGATTCCACAAGTTGTCATCTCTGAACATACCTTCAGAGAAATGGCCTTGACCATTCGTTACAAATTGACAAATGCTGTATCTCTTCTTTATGATATCGCTTGTGGAAAGGATCTGAAGAAATTCCTACTG GTGGTAGGATCCCTGCTGGTATTGTCAGTGATTGGAGGTTCTTGCAGCTTCACAAGCCTACTCTATCTTG GATTCTTGTGCGCCCTCACTTTGCCAGTGTTGTACCAACGATACGAGCCAGAAATGGACCATCTCGTTGCAAGAGGTGGTGAAGACATCAAGAAGTTCTATGAGAAGATCGATGCCAATTTGCTCAACAAAATACCAAGAGGACCTGTCAAGACAAAATTCAGATAA